The Candidozyma auris chromosome 1, complete sequence genome includes a region encoding these proteins:
- the VTI1 gene encoding v-SNARE protein VTI1, with product MSDLFETYESDFQLALQEAKAKIASAQSNGSSSRKDALQAIEHATDEALEILDQMNLEIQSMPANQRSSYNAKVRQYRNEVDANKQKLKELLDEEDRQQLFGSRYTDNEEEGSQRKQLLSNNASLERSSERLRESQRVALETEGIGGNIINDLRAQREQITNARNTLSSADNYVDRSVQTLKSMSRRLVANKFISYAIIAVLIILIFLVLASKFS from the coding sequence ATGTCagatctttttgaaacgTACGAACTGGACTTCCAGCTTGCTCTTCAGGAAGCAAAGGCCAAAATCGCCAGTGCCCAGCTGAACGGCTCCAGCCTGCGCAAAGACGCTCTTCAAGCAATCGAGCATGCCACAGACGAAGCTCTAGAAATCTTGGACCAAATGAACCTCGAGATCCAAAGCATGCCTGCCAACCAGAGGCTGAGCTACAACGCCAAAGTAAGACAATATCGCAACGAGGTGGACGCCAACAAAcaaaagttgaaggagctattggatgaggaagacCGTCAGCAACTTTTTGGTAGCAGGTACACAGACAACGAGGAAGAGGGATCGCAAAGAAAGCAATTGCTTAGCAACAACGCATCGCTAGAAAGGCTGTCGGAGCGTCTTAGAGAATCGCAGCGTGTGGCGTTGGAGACAGAGGGAATTGGGGGCAACATCATAAATGACTTGAGGGCCCAAAGAGAGCAGATCACCAACGCAAGAAACACGTTGCTGTCTGCGGACAACTATGTAGATCGGTCAGTGCAGACTTTGAAGCTGATGAGCCGGCGTCTTGTGGCAAACAAGTTCATTTCTTACGCAATAATTGCAGTGTTGATTATCTTAATATTCTTGGTGCTCGCCAGCAAATTTTCGTGA
- the YAH1 gene encoding adrenodoxin, translating to MFSFTRTTLRGALVPRIAPRVPLPRYALARPLSSSLPRLHGHIHKPNPGEELHVTFITKDGSQQTFEVAEGDNLLDIAQAYGLDMEGACGGSCACSTCHVIVDPDFYDEIPEPDDDENDMLDLAFGLTETSRLGCQVKMTKELDGLRVALPAMTRNLQSKDFN from the coding sequence ATGTTCTCTTTCACCAGGACGACCTTGCGTGGGGCACTTGTACCTAGAATAGCCCCGCGTGTGCCCCTCCCCCGCTATGCCCTTGCAAGGCCCTTGTCGTCATCGCTCCCCAGACTCCATGGTCATATCCATAAGCCGAACCCTGGAGAAGAGCTCCATGTCAccttcatcaccaaagaTGGGTCGCAACAAACTTTCGAGGTTGCTGAAGGCGACAATCTTTTGGACATTGCTCAGGCTTATGGGCTTGATATGGAAGGTGCTTGTGGTGGGTCTTGTGCATGTTCTACTTGCCATGTCATAGTAGACCCAGACTTTTACGATGAAATTCCTGAGcctgatgatgacgaaaaCGATATGTTGGATTTGGCGTTTGGTCTCACAGAGACCTCGAGGCTCGGGTGCCAGGTGAAGATGACTAAAGAGTTGGACGGCCTCAGAGTGGCCTTGCCAGCAATGACGAGAAACTTGCAGTCGAAGGATTTTAATTAG